A genomic window from Candidatus Acidiferrales bacterium includes:
- a CDS encoding dolichyl-phosphate beta-glucosyltransferase, with product MNSLDIDLSIVIPAYNETRRLPQSLERIYAWLRSQPLGWEVIVVDDGSTDGTLELARQLAERYPNLRPLANGRNRGKGYSVRHGALEARGRAVLFTDADLSAPIEEAGKLMAAAREGYAVVVGSRAVDPSLIEIHQSAVRELAGKIFHLLVRLLTGLSLQDTQCGFKLFDREATRPIFERQKIERFAFDPEVLFLAKKQGLRIAEVGVRWSHDAESRVSLLRDGWRMFLELVRMRWNWFRGRYR from the coding sequence GTGAATAGCCTGGACATCGATCTCTCCATCGTCATTCCCGCCTACAACGAAACCCGCCGTCTTCCCCAATCGCTGGAGCGAATCTATGCCTGGCTTCGTTCCCAGCCGCTCGGCTGGGAAGTGATCGTCGTGGATGATGGTTCGACGGACGGGACGCTCGAGCTCGCCCGGCAATTGGCCGAGCGGTATCCCAACCTCCGGCCACTCGCGAACGGGCGAAATCGCGGCAAGGGGTATAGCGTCCGTCACGGAGCGCTTGAGGCGCGCGGTCGCGCCGTCCTTTTCACCGATGCCGACCTTTCGGCACCGATCGAAGAAGCCGGCAAGTTGATGGCTGCCGCCCGGGAAGGCTATGCGGTAGTCGTGGGCTCGCGCGCTGTTGACCCGAGCCTGATTGAGATACACCAATCGGCTGTGCGCGAGCTCGCGGGAAAAATCTTTCACCTCCTCGTCCGGCTGCTCACCGGGTTGAGCCTCCAGGACACTCAGTGCGGCTTCAAATTGTTTGATCGAGAGGCGACCCGGCCCATTTTTGAGCGGCAGAAGATTGAGCGCTTCGCTTTTGACCCGGAGGTTCTTTTCCTGGCAAAGAAACAGGGTTTGCGGATCGCTGAAGTGGGAGTCCGTTGGAGCCATGATGCGGAGTCGCGCGTGAGCTTGCTTCGGGATGGCTGGCGCATGTTCCTCGAGCTGGTGAGGATGCGCTGGAATTGGTTTCGAGGTCGCTACCGCTAA